In the genome of Saccharomonospora viridis DSM 43017, one region contains:
- a CDS encoding glycoside hydrolase family 2 protein, giving the protein MSARSMSTPWTYQVSPDNALFEHPRPQLVRPRWRTLNGLWEYVGRDENGTVHRGERILVPYPPESRLSGIGRRDETMWYRRTVEVPADWRDGRVLLHFGAVDQIATVWVNHQLLARHEGGYTAFTVDITDVLRSDAEQEVLVRAEDEGNRGTFPVGKQANQPGGILYTGCSGIWQTVWLESVPTVHIADLDIVPDLRGLDLTVHVAGAVDGVTVDVSLASEAGQVTRGRGEPGRPLRLDVPDPRLWSPDDPHLYDLRVRLLDGDGTVLDEVTSYAALRTIEVRAGEGPPRILLNDRPVFLHAPLDQGYWPDGIYTAPTDEALRFDLERVKALGFNSVRKHVKVEPMRWYHWADRLGLLVWQDMPSLPVVLDNPPGPQAPPVAAARRRFEAELHELLDQLRNVPSIVLWVVFNEGWGEYDTARIAEEVKAADPTRLVIAASGVNCCHSQPDSGAGDVYDDHTYVGPGRPEVTDSRAVVDGEFGGVGLVVDGHVWPGEPMAYEMVPDRERLTARYVELSEELEVLARDRLCGAVYTQLTDVENEVNGLLTYDRRVVKVTVPVVAERNRAVIAAGSRS; this is encoded by the coding sequence ATGAGCGCGCGATCGATGTCCACGCCGTGGACCTACCAGGTGAGTCCGGACAACGCTCTTTTCGAACATCCCCGACCGCAACTGGTGCGTCCGCGCTGGCGCACGTTGAACGGTCTTTGGGAGTACGTGGGACGGGACGAGAACGGGACCGTTCATCGCGGTGAGCGGATCCTGGTGCCGTATCCGCCGGAATCCCGGTTGTCGGGCATCGGACGTCGGGACGAGACGATGTGGTACCGACGCACCGTCGAGGTGCCCGCGGACTGGCGGGACGGACGGGTGCTGCTGCACTTCGGCGCGGTCGACCAGATCGCGACGGTGTGGGTGAACCACCAGTTGCTCGCCCGTCACGAGGGCGGCTACACGGCGTTCACCGTGGATATCACCGACGTGCTGCGTTCCGACGCCGAACAAGAGGTCCTGGTGCGGGCGGAGGACGAGGGCAACCGCGGTACGTTCCCCGTCGGCAAACAGGCGAACCAACCCGGCGGCATCCTGTACACCGGGTGCTCGGGGATCTGGCAGACCGTGTGGCTTGAATCCGTGCCCACGGTGCACATCGCCGATCTCGACATCGTGCCCGACCTCCGTGGTCTCGATCTCACCGTCCACGTGGCGGGCGCGGTCGACGGTGTGACGGTCGACGTGTCGCTCGCCTCGGAAGCCGGACAGGTGACCCGTGGACGTGGTGAGCCCGGTCGGCCACTGCGCCTCGACGTGCCCGATCCGCGCCTGTGGAGCCCGGACGACCCACATCTCTACGATCTGAGGGTGCGCTTGCTCGACGGCGACGGAACGGTGCTCGACGAGGTGACCAGCTACGCCGCTCTGCGCACGATCGAGGTCCGAGCCGGCGAGGGACCACCACGCATCCTGCTCAACGACCGGCCGGTGTTCCTCCACGCGCCGTTGGACCAGGGATACTGGCCCGACGGCATCTACACCGCGCCCACCGATGAGGCGCTGCGGTTCGACCTGGAGCGCGTCAAGGCGCTCGGCTTCAACAGCGTGCGCAAACACGTCAAAGTGGAGCCGATGCGTTGGTACCACTGGGCCGACCGGCTGGGTCTGTTGGTGTGGCAGGACATGCCGTCGTTGCCGGTCGTGCTGGACAACCCTCCCGGCCCCCAGGCCCCACCGGTGGCCGCGGCGAGGCGACGTTTCGAGGCCGAACTGCACGAACTGCTCGACCAGCTGCGCAACGTTCCGTCGATCGTGCTGTGGGTGGTGTTCAACGAGGGGTGGGGGGAGTACGACACCGCCCGCATCGCCGAGGAGGTCAAGGCCGCCGACCCGACCAGACTCGTCATCGCGGCGAGCGGGGTCAACTGCTGCCATTCCCAGCCCGATTCGGGCGCGGGCGACGTCTACGACGATCACACCTACGTGGGGCCGGGGCGGCCGGAGGTGACCGATTCCAGAGCCGTCGTCGACGGCGAGTTCGGCGGCGTGGGGTTGGTCGTGGACGGGCACGTCTGGCCCGGTGAGCCGATGGCGTACGAGATGGTGCCCGACCGGGAACGGCTCACCGCACGATACGTGGAGCTCAGCGAGGAACTGGAGGTCCTGGCACGCGACCGCCTCTGCGGGGCCGTCTACACCCAACTCACGGACGTGGAGAACGAGGTCAACGGGCTGCTCACCTACGACCGCAGGGTCGTGAAGGTGACGGTACCGGTGGTGGCCGAACGCAACCGCGCCGTCATCGCCGCGGGGTCGCGGTCCTGA
- a CDS encoding TetR/AcrR family transcriptional regulator, giving the protein MDVEEVTTRVLDAAEEQFYERGIQAVGMDAIRARSGVSLKRLYQCFPSKNHIVAAYLRRRDTRWRTELAEYVRTHGHTPRRAVLAVFDWLSEWFHRPEFRGCAFVNSFGELGGVSPAVAKAAREHKEAVAAYLRRLVEPLRVSDPDGLTAQLTVLLEGATVVAAVTGDLEAARASRACAETALDAALG; this is encoded by the coding sequence ATGGACGTCGAGGAAGTCACCACCCGCGTGCTGGACGCGGCCGAGGAGCAGTTCTACGAACGCGGCATCCAGGCCGTGGGCATGGACGCGATCCGCGCCCGTTCCGGGGTGTCCCTGAAACGGCTGTACCAGTGCTTTCCATCCAAAAACCACATCGTGGCCGCCTACCTACGACGTCGTGACACCCGCTGGCGGACCGAACTCGCCGAGTACGTGCGCACACACGGCCACACCCCCAGGCGCGCGGTACTGGCGGTGTTCGACTGGCTGTCCGAATGGTTCCACCGCCCGGAGTTCCGAGGGTGCGCGTTCGTCAACTCGTTCGGCGAACTCGGTGGGGTGTCCCCGGCCGTGGCGAAGGCCGCACGGGAACACAAGGAAGCCGTCGCCGCCTATCTACGTCGGCTCGTGGAACCACTTCGAGTGTCCGATCCGGACGGACTCACCGCCCAACTCACCGTACTCCTGGAAGGAGCCACGGTGGTGGCGGCGGTGACGGGCGACCTCGAGGCGGCCCGCGCAAGCCGCGCTTGCGCCGAGACAGCGCTCGATGCGGCGCTCGGCTGA
- a CDS encoding glycoside hydrolase family 57 protein — protein sequence MTETEGTFCLVLHSHLPWLPHHGNWPVGEEWLYQAWAHSYVPLVDLLHRFADEGRRDVLTLGVTPVLAAQLDDPYALRSFSEWLGHWTLRAQHAASLWRGHDLLSDLASAEYRAAHRVLAEAESRWRHGFSPLLRSLVDSQVIELLGGPATHPFQPLLDQRVRAFALRTGLADTTLRIGHRPDGIWAPECGYAPGMEDDYAAAGVHRFLVDGPSLRGDTAAARTVGSTDVVCFGRDLEVTYRVWSPKAGYPGHSAYRDFHTWAHEVGIKPSRVTGKHIAPEDKAPYDPALAADALRLHVKDFVETVVQRLRQLRERHGRPSLVVAAYDTELFGHWWYEGPQWLEAVLRALPEAGVRVTTLRGALEAGHLGGPVELPASSWGSGKDWRVWDGEQVADMVEANAALQRRLLALPVNDAVRDPVADQAVTEALLALSSDWAFMVTKDSAADYARRRAREHTERFDRLAEALRAGHPDARTLAERYRAASLPFGHLDARELFRTATPRR from the coding sequence ATGACCGAAACCGAAGGCACCTTCTGCCTGGTACTGCACAGCCACCTACCGTGGCTGCCCCACCATGGAAACTGGCCCGTCGGCGAGGAATGGCTCTACCAGGCGTGGGCGCACTCCTACGTACCCCTGGTGGACCTGCTGCACCGGTTCGCCGACGAAGGACGTCGCGACGTCCTCACCCTGGGCGTCACCCCGGTGCTGGCGGCACAACTCGACGACCCGTACGCACTGCGGTCGTTCTCCGAATGGCTCGGCCACTGGACCCTGCGGGCACAGCACGCGGCCTCCCTGTGGCGTGGACACGACCTGCTCTCCGACCTGGCCTCAGCCGAGTACCGAGCCGCACACCGTGTACTCGCCGAGGCGGAATCCCGATGGCGACACGGATTCTCCCCGCTGCTTCGGTCCTTGGTGGACTCACAGGTGATCGAACTGCTCGGTGGTCCGGCCACTCACCCGTTCCAGCCACTACTCGACCAGCGGGTGCGGGCGTTCGCGCTGCGCACCGGGCTGGCAGACACGACGTTGCGGATCGGACACCGCCCCGACGGCATCTGGGCCCCCGAATGCGGCTACGCACCGGGCATGGAGGACGACTACGCCGCGGCCGGGGTGCACCGATTCCTCGTCGACGGTCCGTCCTTGCGTGGTGACACGGCCGCTGCCCGCACCGTGGGCTCGACCGACGTCGTGTGCTTCGGCCGCGATCTGGAAGTGACCTACCGGGTGTGGTCCCCCAAGGCCGGCTACCCGGGCCACAGTGCCTATCGCGACTTCCACACCTGGGCCCACGAAGTGGGCATCAAGCCCTCGCGCGTCACCGGTAAGCACATCGCCCCCGAGGACAAGGCCCCGTACGATCCGGCGCTCGCGGCCGACGCACTACGGCTGCACGTGAAGGATTTCGTCGAAACGGTGGTGCAGCGGCTACGTCAGCTACGGGAACGACACGGTCGCCCCTCCCTGGTGGTGGCCGCCTACGACACCGAACTCTTCGGCCACTGGTGGTACGAAGGCCCACAGTGGTTGGAGGCCGTGCTGCGGGCGCTGCCCGAGGCGGGCGTGCGGGTGACGACGTTGCGGGGCGCGTTGGAAGCCGGGCATCTCGGCGGTCCGGTGGAACTGCCCGCCTCCTCGTGGGGTTCGGGCAAGGACTGGCGGGTGTGGGACGGCGAACAGGTCGCCGACATGGTGGAGGCCAACGCCGCGCTCCAGCGCCGACTGCTGGCGTTGCCCGTGAACGACGCGGTCCGTGACCCCGTGGCCGACCAGGCCGTCACCGAGGCGCTGCTGGCCCTGTCGAGCGACTGGGCGTTCATGGTGACGAAGGACTCGGCCGCCGACTACGCCCGCAGACGGGCACGCGAGCACACCGAACGTTTCGACCGACTCGCCGAGGCGCTGCGCGCCGGGCACCCCGACGCACGCACCCTCGCCGAGCGCTACCGCGCCGCCTCCCTGCCCTTCGGGCATCTGGACGCGCGCGAGCTGTTCAGGACCGCGACCCCGCGGCGATGA
- a CDS encoding glycosyltransferase family 4 protein, which produces MRVLMLSWEYPPVVVGGLARHVHALARHLANAGHDVVVLCRHDAGTDAATHPTTDEVVDGVRLIRVAEDPMHVTFERDLVAWTLAMGHAMIRAGIRLFRTWRPDVVHAHDWLVTHPSIALAEAAQVPLVGTIHATEAGRHSGWLSHSLNQQIHSVEWWLANRVDALITCSEAMRREVVHLFEVPSEDITVIRNGIEEQNWWVAEEHIARARATHSPDDAPLLLYFGRLEWEKGVQDLLDALPEIRRRHPGTRLVVAGTGRHRDELVAQTARLALDDAVDFVGHLSDSRLRAVLSAADAVVLPSRYEPFGIVALEAAAARAPLVASTAGGLGELVINGETGLSFAPGDVDGIIRTVDAVLADAEAAERRAHAARSRLATDFDWGRIAQQTAQVYRRAKASPPQEFGRPKIATGNAFEP; this is translated from the coding sequence ATGCGCGTGCTGATGTTGTCTTGGGAATACCCGCCGGTGGTGGTCGGAGGGCTCGCCCGACACGTCCACGCGCTGGCCAGGCACTTGGCGAACGCCGGCCACGACGTGGTGGTGCTGTGTCGGCACGACGCCGGCACCGACGCCGCGACGCATCCCACGACCGATGAGGTGGTCGACGGCGTCCGGCTGATCCGGGTCGCCGAGGACCCGATGCACGTGACTTTCGAACGTGACCTCGTGGCCTGGACACTCGCCATGGGGCACGCGATGATCCGCGCGGGCATCCGGTTGTTCCGCACCTGGCGGCCCGACGTCGTGCACGCGCACGATTGGCTCGTCACCCACCCCTCGATCGCGTTGGCCGAAGCGGCCCAGGTGCCGCTGGTCGGCACCATCCACGCCACCGAAGCGGGGCGGCATTCGGGCTGGCTGTCGCATTCGCTCAACCAACAGATCCACTCCGTGGAGTGGTGGCTGGCCAACCGGGTGGACGCCCTCATCACCTGTTCGGAGGCCATGCGTCGCGAGGTGGTGCACCTGTTCGAGGTGCCGAGCGAGGACATCACCGTGATCCGCAACGGCATCGAGGAGCAGAACTGGTGGGTGGCCGAGGAACACATCGCCCGCGCCCGTGCCACGCACAGTCCCGACGACGCGCCGTTGCTGCTGTACTTCGGCAGACTGGAGTGGGAAAAGGGCGTCCAAGACCTACTCGACGCCCTGCCGGAGATCCGACGGAGGCATCCCGGCACGCGACTGGTGGTGGCCGGTACCGGCAGGCATCGGGACGAACTGGTCGCGCAGACGGCCCGATTGGCCTTGGACGACGCCGTGGACTTCGTGGGTCACCTGTCCGACTCCCGGCTTCGGGCGGTGCTGTCGGCCGCCGACGCGGTGGTGCTGCCGAGCCGGTACGAACCGTTCGGCATCGTCGCGCTCGAGGCGGCCGCCGCCCGGGCCCCGTTGGTGGCGTCCACGGCCGGTGGCCTCGGGGAACTGGTGATCAACGGCGAGACGGGGCTGTCGTTCGCGCCCGGTGACGTCGACGGCATCATCCGCACGGTGGACGCGGTGCTCGCCGACGCCGAGGCGGCGGAACGCCGCGCACACGCCGCCCGCTCCCGGCTGGCGACCGACTTCGATTGGGGTCGCATCGCCCAGCAGACCGCGCAGGTCTACCGGCGGGCCAAGGCGTCCCCTCCGCAGGAATTCGGCCGCCCCAAGATCGCGACGGGGAACGCCTTCGAACCGTGA
- a CDS encoding nuclear transport factor 2 family protein, which yields MTSRPPFPPFDEHTAAHKVQLAEDAWNTRDPERVALAYTEDSVWRNRDRHIVGREQIIAFLTEKWERELDYALRKELWGFRGNRIAVRFQYESRDHTGQWWRSYGNELWEFTEDGLMSRREASINDFPIDASQRRIFGPRSEEEHGLLLPVF from the coding sequence ATGACATCACGCCCGCCGTTCCCGCCTTTCGACGAACACACCGCCGCGCACAAGGTCCAGCTGGCCGAGGACGCCTGGAACACCCGTGACCCGGAACGGGTCGCGCTCGCTTACACCGAGGACTCCGTGTGGCGCAACCGCGATCGACACATCGTCGGTCGGGAGCAGATCATCGCGTTTCTGACCGAGAAGTGGGAACGTGAACTTGATTACGCGCTCCGGAAGGAGCTGTGGGGGTTCCGGGGAAATCGCATCGCCGTACGGTTCCAGTACGAAAGCCGCGATCACACGGGACAGTGGTGGCGCAGCTACGGCAACGAGCTGTGGGAGTTCACCGAGGACGGGCTGATGTCCCGGCGTGAGGCCAGCATCAACGACTTTCCGATCGACGCCTCCCAGCGTCGGATCTTCGGTCCGCGTTCGGAGGAGGAGCACGGCCTGCTGCTGCCGGTGTTCTGA
- a CDS encoding DUF5313 family protein: MARRRPNPIQWLWYAAGGALPAEYREWVLHDVTSKHYLWRHAARSTVLVAPLAAVWLLLPGPLVLRLMLCLLAVLVGYFYSFAYADENCEHRIAKHGYEYGTARAIREAARAETDSEMRDRYNALYRRGAE, translated from the coding sequence ATGGCCCGTCGACGACCGAATCCGATCCAGTGGTTGTGGTACGCCGCGGGGGGCGCCCTTCCCGCCGAGTACCGGGAATGGGTACTGCACGACGTCACGAGCAAGCATTACCTGTGGCGGCACGCCGCTCGCAGCACGGTGCTCGTCGCCCCGCTGGCGGCGGTGTGGTTGCTACTGCCGGGGCCGTTGGTGCTGCGGCTCATGCTGTGTCTGCTGGCGGTGTTGGTCGGCTACTTCTACTCGTTCGCCTATGCCGACGAGAACTGCGAGCACCGCATAGCCAAGCACGGCTACGAGTACGGTACCGCGAGGGCGATCCGCGAAGCGGCACGTGCCGAGACCGACTCCGAGATGCGGGACCGGTACAACGCCCTGTACCGCAGGGGTGCCGAGTAA
- the aceB gene encoding malate synthase A, with protein sequence MADTVNGRLQVAGPMRERYDEILTPAALEFVAKLDNTFAGRRRELLDERRRRRERLASGEETLGFLPQTQRIRNDETWQVAPPAPGLEDRRVEITGPPDRKMTVNALNSGAKVWLADFEDATSPTWHNIVSGQLNLYDAIRRNIDFTDRGKRYVIGDEPATIVARPRGWHLVEKHIRIDGRPVSASLVDFGLYFFHNARQLLARGSGPYFYLPKLESHLEARLWNDVFLLAQEELGIPRGSIRATVLIETITAAFEMDEILYELREHAAGLNAGRWDYIFSIIKTFASHGADFVLPDRAQVTMTVPFMRAYTELLVRTCHKRGAHAIGGMAAFIPSRDPEVNATALERVRQDKEREAGDGFDGSWVAHPGLVPVCREVFDEFLGGWPNQLGRLREDVAVTAHDLLDVVSAGGEVTEQGVRSNINVALRYIDAWLRGTGAAAIFNLMEDAATAEIARCQVWQWVRNGTKLADGTAVTRERVTEWLDIELAAVYADLGADNRLSEAREIFVETALGEKLPSFFTTGAYARYLTTPS encoded by the coding sequence ATGGCTGACACGGTGAACGGCCGGCTGCAGGTCGCCGGTCCCATGCGCGAGCGTTACGACGAGATCCTCACTCCGGCCGCGCTGGAGTTCGTCGCGAAACTGGACAACACCTTCGCGGGCCGTCGCCGGGAACTGCTCGACGAGCGACGTCGGCGCAGGGAACGGCTGGCCTCCGGAGAGGAGACGTTGGGTTTCCTGCCGCAGACCCAACGGATCCGCAACGACGAGACGTGGCAGGTGGCTCCACCCGCGCCCGGTCTTGAGGACCGCAGGGTGGAGATCACCGGTCCGCCCGACCGCAAGATGACGGTCAACGCGTTGAACTCCGGGGCGAAGGTGTGGCTCGCCGATTTCGAGGACGCGACGTCACCGACGTGGCACAACATCGTGTCGGGGCAGCTCAACCTGTACGACGCGATCCGGCGCAACATCGACTTCACCGACCGGGGCAAGCGGTACGTGATCGGCGACGAGCCGGCCACGATCGTCGCCAGGCCGAGGGGCTGGCACCTGGTGGAGAAGCACATCCGGATCGACGGCCGTCCCGTGTCGGCCAGTCTCGTCGACTTCGGCCTGTATTTCTTCCACAACGCACGACAGCTGTTGGCTCGCGGTAGCGGCCCGTACTTCTATCTGCCGAAACTGGAGAGCCATCTCGAAGCGCGGTTGTGGAACGACGTGTTCCTGCTGGCGCAGGAAGAGCTCGGCATCCCGAGGGGCAGTATCCGCGCGACCGTGCTGATCGAGACGATCACCGCGGCGTTCGAGATGGACGAGATCCTGTACGAGCTGCGCGAACACGCCGCCGGGTTGAACGCGGGCCGATGGGACTACATCTTCAGCATCATCAAGACCTTCGCCTCCCACGGAGCGGACTTCGTGCTGCCGGACCGGGCGCAGGTCACGATGACGGTGCCGTTCATGCGGGCCTACACCGAGTTGCTGGTGCGCACGTGTCACAAGCGCGGTGCACACGCGATCGGTGGGATGGCGGCGTTCATCCCGAGTCGGGACCCGGAGGTGAACGCGACCGCGTTGGAGCGGGTGCGGCAGGACAAGGAACGCGAGGCCGGCGACGGTTTCGACGGTTCGTGGGTCGCCCACCCCGGACTCGTGCCGGTGTGTCGCGAGGTGTTCGACGAGTTCTTGGGCGGGTGGCCGAATCAGCTCGGCAGACTGCGTGAGGACGTCGCCGTCACGGCGCACGACCTGCTCGACGTGGTGAGCGCGGGTGGCGAGGTCACCGAGCAGGGCGTCCGATCGAACATCAACGTGGCTCTGCGTTACATCGATGCGTGGCTGCGCGGTACGGGCGCCGCGGCGATCTTCAACCTCATGGAGGACGCCGCCACGGCGGAGATCGCCCGGTGTCAGGTGTGGCAGTGGGTCCGCAACGGCACGAAACTGGCCGACGGCACCGCGGTCACGCGTGAGCGGGTGACGGAGTGGTTGGACATCGAGCTCGCGGCCGTGTACGCCGATCTCGGTGCGGACAACCGGCTCAGTGAGGCCCGGGAGATCTTCGTCGAGACGGCGCTGGGTGAGAAGCTGCCGAGTTTCTTCACCACGGGTGCCTATGCGCGGTACTTGACAACGCCGAGCTGA